Proteins co-encoded in one Papaver somniferum cultivar HN1 chromosome 5, ASM357369v1, whole genome shotgun sequence genomic window:
- the LOC113280829 gene encoding uncharacterized protein LOC113280829, with product MKEKGEGEEAEEREVQEAMRQNRHNNRVRQARLKRPMHQDTDQIMNKKILRELAEVRVMMTTRRDGGRRQLDEAIEEVGKTPFTRNIQIAGIPVKCVMPVFTNIFDGTTCAVQHIKAYRRFLLQWENNDAVLCKYFHASLTGEALKWFEGLPMETIRSFNHLQTIFLGAHIGNNVLRPGIKKVFSLRRRTNESLQSLTTHWRTMYSEMARRVDEENLILAFIKALFPTDLLYTHIFTIKDTISMPELREYQQEYTALE from the coding sequence ATGAAAGAGAAAGGCGAAGGAGAAGAAGCTGAAGAGCGAGAAGTACAAGAAGCAATGCGTCAAAACAGACATAACAACCGAGTAAGACAAGCTAGGTTGAAAAGGCCAATGCATCAGGATACAGATCAAATCATGAACAAAAAAATCTTAAGAGAATTAGCGGAAGTTAGAGTGATGATGACAACGAGAAGAGATGGAGGTAggcgacaattggatgaagctatagaagaggTGGGGAAAACACCATTCACAAGGAATATCCAAATAGCGGGGATACCAGTTAAATGTGTTATGCcagtattcaccaatattttcgATGGGACCACATGTGCAGTGCAACACATAAAAGCTTATAGAAGGTTtttattgcagtgggaaaatAATGATGCAGTATTATGTAAATATTTTCATGCGAGTCTAACAGGAGAAGCTTTGAAGTGGTTTGAAGGCCTACCCATGGAAACAATAAGATCATTCAATCATCTACAGACTATATTCTTGGGAGCACATATCGGTAACAACGTGCTACGTCCAGGAATAAAGAAGGTGTTTAGCCTGCGAAGAAGAACCAATGAGAGCTTGCAAAGCTTAACCACGCATTGGAGAACCATGTATAGCGAAATGGCTAGAAGAGTAGACGAGGAAAATCTCATACTAGCTTTTATTAAGGCACTTTTTCCTACAGACTTGTTGTATACGCATATATTCACAATCAAAGATACCATATCTATGCCAGAGCTACGCGAGTACCAACAAGAGTACACCGCTCTTgaataa
- the LOC113278622 gene encoding uncharacterized protein LOC113278622 — translation MSSTSKAWMVAVSVGVVEALKDQAGMCRWNYALRSIHQYTKNRVKSSISQVTSSSSIPASSVIPDQIMLLKQQRDHEMKQSEESLRKVMYLSCWGPN, via the coding sequence ATGAGTTCGACAAGCAAAGCGTGGATGGTTGCTGTTAGTGTCGGTGTTGTTGAAGCATTAAAAGATCAAGCTGGAATGTGTAGATGGAATTATGCTCTGAGATCCATTCATCAATACACAAAGAATAGAGTGAAATCATCAATTTCTCAAgttacttcatcttcttctattccgGCTTCATCCGTTATTCCAGATCAGATTATGCTGCTGAAGCAGCAAAGAGATCATGAAATGAAGCAATCGGAAGAATCACTTAGAAAAGTTATGTATTTGAGCTGTTGGGGTCCAAATTAA